One stretch of Prunus persica cultivar Lovell chromosome G1, Prunus_persica_NCBIv2, whole genome shotgun sequence DNA includes these proteins:
- the LOC18791235 gene encoding protein terminal ear1, with protein MAETGLVRFPGSLDPGAQEFIPRNPNQLTLFGPPPPQPLPPPPHQVFYPYPPISEVVPYAQYAAPPAYASAAPTVCTPVPPPSVAATRAVLLSSVPSDVSEGTVRREVEGFGEVRWVQMERVCEGIVTVHFYDLRHAERALREFREQNMQQQQVRLRNNYASYTFIPNTPPPLPPNNLSSQLLPVTPGRGLIAGQPVWAHFVIPALKAVPDGHNQGTIVIFNLDSAVTTSTLKDTFQAFGPVKELRETPSKKHQRFIEFFDVRDAAKALKEMNGKEINGKPVVIEFSRPGGHSRKYLNAVGNTTQTLVSPTNIIAPLHSNNALVSYPPSPSRELVGKFSRRPNSLNVAPPPPRLYASLSPQIQFPSSRNKSTNICSSKGNVGANGSLRRSNSSSVEAQMGGLNLGGAVEESHLVPGQPIRSCSSSKKSCQNSQNQVVMSPPRPQQAKSSRGRKGRQGKKMDSKFLIKEEAMAESSSADTRTTVMIKNIPNKYSQKLLLNMLDNHCIHCNEQIVANGGGDDGDDDEQQPQKQPFSSYDFVYLPIDFNNKCNVGYGFVNMTSPEATWRLYKAFHLQHWEVFNSRKICEVTYARVQGLEALKEHFKNSKFPCEMEHYLPVVFSPPRDGRQLTHPLPIVGAQTLNNNINNSSSSSPVSLLLTPLPPHLHDQHDHDMDAPVSTCDSDDDDEGSSRSGGVFMPDDDDDDDDDDDERDRQTASASLEIKGYTYNTL; from the exons ATGGCAGAAACCGGTCTTGTCCGGTTTCCGGGCAGCCTGGACCCGGGAGCCCAAGAGTTCATACCCAGAAACCCGAACCAACTAACCCTCTTCGGGCCTCCTCCACCGCAACCGCTACCACCGCCTCCGCACCAGGTTTTCTATCCGTACCCGCCAATCAGCGAAGTCGTACCGTACGCGCAGTACGCTGCGCCCCCGGCGTATGCTAGTGCCGCGCCAACCGTTTGCACGCCGGTTCCACCTCCATCTGTGGCCGCGACGCGGGCTGTGCTGTTGAGCTCCGTGCCGAGTGACGTGAGCGAGGGGACGGTGAGGAGGGAGGTGGAGGGGTTCGGGGAGGTGAGGTGGGTGCAGATGGAGAGGGTGTGCGAAGGGATCGTGACCGTCCATTTCTACGATCTGCGGCATGCAGAGCGGGCCTTGAGGGAGTTTCGGGAGCAGAACATGCAACAGCAGCAGGTCAGGCTTCGCAACAACTACGCCTCCTATACTTTCATCCCCAACACTCCGCCTCCGCTGCCGCCCAATAATTTGTCTAGCCAGCTTCTTCCGGTTACTCCGGGTCGTGGGCTCATCGCTGGTCAACCCGTGTGGGCCCATTTCGTGATTCCGGCCTTGAAAGCCGTCCCGGACGGCCATAACCAAGGCACCATCgtgattttcaatttggaCTCGGCGGTCACCACCTCCACTCTCAAAGACACCTTCCAAGCTTTTG GGCCTGTAAAGGAATTGAGAGAGACGCCTTCGAAAAAGCACCAAAGGTTCATCGAGTTCTTCGACGTGAGAGATGCTGCGAAAGCTCTCAAGGAAATGAACGGAAAAGAAATCAACGGCAAACCAGTTGTCATCGAATTCAGTCGACCCGGAGGCCACAGCAGGAAGTACTTGAATGCGGTGGGCAACACCACCCAAACGCTGGTCTCGCCTACCAATATAATTGCACCCCTTCATTCTAACAACGCTCTAGTTAGTTACCCGCCTTCTCCGTCGCGGGAACTGGTCGGAAAATTCTCAAGACGGCCCAACAGTTTGAACGTGGCACCGCCGCCGCCCCGTTTGTACGCTAGCCTCTCGCCACAAATCCAATTTCCATCGAGTAGGAACAAATCAACGAATATTTGTAGCAGCAAGGGAAATGTGGGGGCTAATGGGAGCTTGAGGAGGTCGAATTCATCGAGCGTTGAAGCTCAAATGGGGGGTTTGAATTTGGGTGGTGCAGTTGAAGAGAGCCATTTGGTACCGGGGCAGCCGATAAGGTCTTGCTCGTCTTCAAAGAAGAGCTGCCAAAACAGCCAGAACCAGGTTGTTATGAGTCCACCGCGGCCGCAGCAAGCGAAGAGCAGTAGGGGAAGGAAAGGAAGGCAAGGGAAGAAGATGGATTCTAAATTTCTAATAAAAGAAGAAGCGATGGCGGAATCCAGCAGCGCAGATACGAGGACCACCGTCATGATCAAGAACATTCCCAATAAGTACAG TCAGAAGCTACTATTGAACATGCTGGACAACCACTGTATTCACTGCAACGAGCAGATTGTTGCCAACGGCGGcggtgatgatggtgatgatgatgagcagCAGCCGCAGAAGCAGCCTTTCTCCTCCTACGATTTCGTTTATCTTCCCATTGATTTCAa TAACAAGTGCAATGTGGGATATGGGTTTGTGAACATGACGTCGCCGGAGGCAACGTGGAGGCTGTACAAGGCCTTCCATCTTCAGCATTGGGAGGTCTTCAATTCCAGAAAAATCTGCGAAGTCACCTACGCTAGAGTTCAG gGATTGGAAGCGTTGAAAGAGCATTTCAAGAACTCGAAGTTCCCGTGCGAGATGGAGCATTACCTGCCAGTGGTGTTTTCACCGCCTCGGGACGGGCGGCAACTCACCCACCCACTTCCCATTGTTGGCGCCCAAACCCTTAATAACAATATTAATAACTCCTCTTCGTCCTCCCCCGTTTCTCTCTTGCTCACGCCACTGCCACCTCATCTTCACGATCAACACGACCATGATATGGACGCGCCTGTGTCTACCTGCGACtctgacgacgacgacgaagGCAGCAGTCGAAGCGGCGGCGTTTTCATGcctgacgacgacgacgacgatgatgatgatgatgacgaacGAGACAGACAGACAGCTAGCGCCTCCCTAGAAATAAAAGGCTATACCTATAATACCCtctaa
- the LOC18791189 gene encoding vignain: protein MRKFILVALFLALVIGLAESFEFQEKDLASEESLWGLYEGWRSHHTISHDLGEKEKRFNVFKENVKHVHKVNQMSKPYKLKLNKFADMTNHEFVSSYAGSKVSHYRSLHGSRRETAFTHENTDNLPPNVDWRKNGAVTGVKDQGKCGSCWAFSTVVAVEGINQIKTKALVSLSEQELVDCNRDPNEGCDGGLMEKAFDFIKKNGGITTEQNYPYRASDGPCDSTKMMNAPLVQIDGYENVPENNENALMKAVANQPVSVAIDAGGRDFQFYSEGVFNGDCGTELNHGVAVVGYGATLDGTKYWIVKNSWGEEWGEKGYIRIQRGVDAEEGLCGIAKDPSYPMKSSPSNTKRRSSSSFKDEL from the exons ATGAGGAAGTTCATCTTGGTTGCTCTATTTTTGGCTCTGGTTATTGGCCTGGCTGAGAGCTTTGAGTTTCAGGAGAAGGACCTGGCCTCTGAAGAGAGTCTCTGGGGCTTGTATGAGGGGTGGAGGAGCCACCATACAATTTCCCATGACCTCGGAGAGAAGGAAAAGCGCTTCAATGTCTTCAAGGAGAATGTGAAGCATGTGCACAAGGTGAACCAGATGAGCAAGCCTTACAAGCTGAAGCTGAACAAGTTTGCAGACATGACCAACCATGAGTTTGTGAGCTCCTATGCTGGCTCAAAGGTTAGCCACTACAGGTCTTTGCATGGCAGCCGAAGGGAAACTGCCTTCACACATGAGAACACTGACAATCTTCCACCAAATGTTGATTGGAGGAAGAATGGAGCAGTCACTGGAGTTAAAGACCAAGGCAAATGCG GTAGCTGCTGGGCATTTTCAACTGTAGTTGCAGTGGAGGGtatcaatcaaatcaaaaccaagGCCCTAGTCTCTCTGTCTGAGCAAGAGCTGGTTGATTGCAATAGAGACCCCAACGAAGGGTGCGACGGTGGTTTGATGGAAAAGGCATTTGatttcataaagaaaaatggcGGCATAACAACAGAGCAGAACTACCCATACAGAGCCAGTGATGGGCCTTGTGACTCAACCAAG ATGATGAATGCTCCTCTGGTGCAAATTGATGGCTACGAAAACGTACCCGAAAACAACGAAAATGCCTTGATGAAAGCTGTTGCAAACCAACCTGTATCTGTTGCAATAGATGCTGGTGGCAGAGACTTCCAATTCTACTCAGAA GGTGTGTTTAATGGGGACTGTGGAACAGAGCTAAACCATGGCGTAGCAGTTGTGGGGTATGGAGCAACTCTGGATGGGACCAAGTACTGGATTGTGAAGAACTCTTGGGGAGAAGAGTGGGGAGAGAAGGGATACATAAGGATCCAACGTGGAGTTGATGCAGAAGAAGGGCTGTGTGGAATTGCAAAAGATCCCTCTTACCCCATGAAGTCTTCCCCaagcaacacaaaaagaagaagctccTCCTCCTTCAAGGATGAACTCTAA